GGGCTCGAGCAGTGAGAAAGGGGATCTCTCGAGAGGGAAGCTGCAGTGTACATACCACGTTCAAGCTGTTGGTAAACCCACCAGGCAGGTAAAATACCAAAGAGCACAGCATTTTCAGCATGGGGTAGGTGCACATTCTGGAAATCACTTGCTTTAAGACCTCATCCTTATCAAAGACCACAGTGTGTCCTAAAATGAGCTGTGGAAGTCAGAGAGGTGTATCAGTGAGGTTCACGTTCTTTTTTGCCTCCAGGTACTCCCCACCTCTTTGCTCACCCCTGAAAGTTGCTGACAGCTTTGCTGTGCTTTGTCATTTTGGCTTTTCAGAAATCGCCACGGCCCTGGAAGAGCCCCGACCTTCCAAGGAGAGGTTTCTCCTGGGAGAAGGGACCCAAAACCAATTCCTGTTAATAGTTCTTTGATTAAGGCTGGAGAGGAGGATGATTCACCTGCCCTCCAGGCTCACAGCACactcacaaacacacagagcagggagatggagGTGATGTACAAGCACTGCGTATCTCAGGTGACCTTCCCAGCCCCGCCTCCCCCTCACACCGCACGTGTGGTGAGGATGTACCTTAATCAGCACCTCAGGAAGGTCAAGCAGCCTCACCAAGGGTGACTTCATGTTTGAGCTCACGGTGACTGGAGCCAAGGCGAAAAACATCTTGATTTTGCGATCCAGTTCGGGAATGGATGAGAAGGCAATGAAACCTGTAtgagggagaaggaagcagaCGCTGCCCTGGTGTTTCTGAGGGAGCTGTTGACTTCCAGGGGTGTGTGCCCCTCAGAAGGCCCCTCAGAGGTGGCTCTGTCAGCAATGAGATGCACCCGGTTTGGGGCTGCCGCTGCTCAAACCCCTTCTGTTAAAGCAATTacctgcttttttcccttttgttgttTGGAAATGCCTGGACATTACCCTCCCTGACCAAGGTTTTGGGAACACTCCCAGACTGGGGGTGCGCAGCTGATGTGACTCTGCCAGGTCTGCTCTCCTCCTCAGTACCTGTGGTGGTGCCTTGGGAATAAGCCACGTAGTATAACTGCTCCTGCCCCGTTTTCTGCAGGATGTAGTTGATGGTGGCTGGAAGGTCATACATGGCCAACTCATGGAAGCTGCAGGGGAGACAGGCACATGACAAAATGACCCTTGCTGACCTTGCCTTGTGGCTACCTGGGTGCAGGCAAGAGCTTTGGCAGGAATGGGCGACCCAGTTTCTGCCCACTGGCTGAGGGTGTGACTGTCAGGAGCacccctcctccagcctgcagACACAGATGAGGGTAGCAGGCACCTGCCCACCCTCCAGTTTCACGGGAAATACCTGTAAGCTGAGTATTCCTGCTGGTAGAATTCAAACTCTTGGTGTTTCCGTGACCAGCTGTTCCCCCGGCTGTTCCCGATCCAGACGTCGTAGCCAGCGTCGGCAAGGATGAAGCCCAGGCTGGCGTTGGGCAAGTTGGTGACCCAGCTGCTTCCCTCCAACACCAGGCCGTGCTGCAGGAGGACCACGGCCTTTGGAGctggaagaagaagaggaggagtCATTTTCTCTGACCACGAGCAAAATTGGTCGTTCACATCCAGGTGTTGCTTTGGCAGCGCCCCGCTGGGAAGTGACCCCAGTGCAGGGACATGGTCACCTCTGTCCTCAGTCTCTCTGAGGAGGTGTTTCTGAAGAAGGCCAAGGCAGAGACTGGAAATCTGGGGGATTTTTACACTTATTTGCTATATACATATGCTTATATGTACATTCTTCCTAGGGGAGGGACACACTGACAAGAATGGGGCATCACCCCACCATTATTTGAAACAGGGGtttcagtgcagagcaggaagaTCCCAAAATGGTGAGACAGCACTGAATTAGACACAGGAAGGATGCAAAATAGTGAGAAGGCATTGGACTGGCCCCCTGGTTTGGTTTCCTTTCCTTACTAATGGCTTTTTGCTGCTCCACCATCTGGTTTTGAGCTGAGGTAAAACCCGGGGCAAGATTTCTCCGTCCCATTCATTCTCCTTCTTCTTTGGAGCAAATCCTCTCAGAACAAGGTCAGCATAGTGGGCACCCACATTTCTTCTGCTCCCAAGGCTATTTGCCTGATGtttcctgcagggaaagctgCCTCCTGGGGGACccagcccatggtgaggcagccTTGACCACCTTGGAGGTGGCCTACTCCAGCCCAGCAAAGCTctcagggtgcccagagcaggcagagcttcTTGTGGCACTTACGGGGACAGAACATGTTGGATGCCTGCGCCCCTGCCTTGTGGGAGATGCTGAAGCTCTCCAGGTTGTCTCTGCCATGGGGAATCCTCTGCAGGGTGAGGTAATAGCCATCGTCTGTCACCACCTCATGCTCCTCATAGGGGTACCCGTGGTACCGGATAATTTCGccctgtgggaagggaaggagagcatGGGACAGTCCCCAGGGAGGGAGGCTCTGTCCTGAGGGGTGCCAGGGCTTGGGTGGGCAAAGCCATCAGTGCTGGTGGTGACTCCAGGGGGAGGGTGGGCTCAGAACCTCCCAATGTCCCTTCCACCAATGCTGTGGTGATGTCATGACTTCAGCCAGAATTTTTGGCAGGTCCCTGAGCAGTTCTGGTGAAGAACTGTCACCTTTTGTGTGCAATCAAGAGCGGGGCAGCACATACAGCCAAACTCTGAGCCCGAGAGGGCTGTCCTGACCAAACCTGCTGATGTGGAATGAACACCCCCCCCACGAATGTCTGCCATAAATCTCTATGTAGGTAAGAACAGGGAGACAACTGTCTAACAAAATCCTGGTGTCAATCCTTGGTGAAGACACACAGAGCCTGTGGGTCTTGCACAGATCATGACAGCACAGGTCAACTTGCACAAccaagcaggaaaagaaaggactTACAACATCCATGGACACCTCGGGGTTTTCTTCTGACCTTGCAGCGATGAACATTAAACAAGAAATGGTGAGGAACAGCCCCGTCATGGTGCTCTGCAAAACGTTGTCATGAGGAGTGTGAGAGACTTtgctggcactggcacagaAGCTGGGGGGGAATTCCCTTGATGTGCATTGCACTTCCATTGGGATATTAAGCTGACCCCTCAAGAGGTGAAatgattttaaaactgaagtcCTCTAATCGGTTCTGAAAATGGCTAATTTTGCTAATCTTGAACAAAGCCAGAGTCCAGATTCCATCACATTTTAACGTCTCCACAGTCTCCATCAGGCCCTCGTATTCAGAAGCACACAGAGGTACAGGTACATCTGTATGTGCCCAGGCAAACCTGGTTTTTGAGGGGCGTGATTATAGaacattcatttaaaataatgtcttGGATATCTGGAAGAATAGGTTGCTTTGTTCCACTGACAGCTGAACTAATGAGGAGTAACCCACCCATTTTTAAGTTTCAGGGCCATATTCTTAAGAAATCAAATAATGGGGTTTGTTCGGGCTTTTCCTATGGCTGAAAGAGACCCTAGGATACTTCTGGGAGACTTGTTTTAGCCGACCTGAGTAAAATGCCATCTCAGGACTCCCCTGGGCTTTCTGGGAAGGGTTTTGGTGTTTGCTTCGGCTCGTTCCTACCACAAAACCTCTCACTGCTATTTTACTTCACagaaacagaatcacagaatgctttgggaGGAAAGGGACGTtcaagatcatcttgttccatcccctctgccatgggcagaccCCTACCATATGGGAACGGGTGAATTTGTTGGAGGTGACAAATTCGCAGCAGAAATACTGCCTCAGCTACTTAGAGGAGTTCAACAGTGCGGAGCAATTTGGCAGGAACCTCTAAATCCCCACTGGATGCCGGCGCCAGGTATCTCGCACGCAGCCCTGGTGAAATAGAGGAGCTCTGGGGGCAGGTTTCTGTCACCCCGGCTGCCTCTCATCCTTCCCCGGGAGGAACCGGCTCCCCGCGCTGCGGGAGATGGTTTGGCAGCGGGGCAGAAAAGCCACCTGCTCCCTCTGGTGTTCCCGGGTGGATCCGAGACGGGGATCCGCGCACCGGCACCGCCGCGCCCGGGGACGCGCCGCGGGCACCCGACCGTGGGCTCACAGGGGTGGCTGTGCCCCGACCGAGGGACCCCACCTCCCACCCGGGGCACCAAGGGCTCCCCGCCATCACCCCGAGCCCCCTGGGGCGCGATGTGGGGACGAGACCCCTCGCTGCGCCGCCTGTGAGGCTCCGGACTCGTAATTCCAGGGGCGAGCCTTTAGCAAAAGCGAGGAGAGGCCGAGCACATTTTTGGGACGTAGCGTCAGCAGAAGGGCATGCAAATTCCAGGGAAGAGCCTTGCCTGGGATGGCCCTTTCCCCTCAACAGTCAGCTTGGAAAAAGATTCTCTGCGTCAAATGTCCCTCGTCTCAGCAGACCTCGAGAACCGGCGGCGGCCTGCGAGGGGTGCGGCGGGGTGACACCTCTTCCACgggcacagcactgccctgacCCCTCTCCGAACACTCgcactgccctccctgccctgctgtcgCAGCCCTGGGCCTGTCCCAGTGCCCGCAgctctgtcccgctgtccccagggatgcGCACAGGGAGGAGGGATTACCCGTCGCGGTCCAGGGGCTGCGGCAGAAGAGCTGTGGGAGCCtttgtccctgatgtcccccgAGCTGAAGGTCCCCGCTGCCCGCGGACACCGCTCTCATCGGGCTGTTATTCCCTCTGCTCCGCGCATTCAGGAGCGTCAGGAGCCGCCACTCCCTCTGATCCCTCCTCCTCTGAACGTGTAATTTACCTGAGGGACGGAGTCAGTCCCGGCAGGAGCCAccctccctgcctgggctggctcGGGAGTGTTTTCGTGGCgctgcagaggagctgagagCCGTAACGAATTGGTTGGTTGCACCTGATGGAGTCGTTTGGCACCGGCCATGACCTCTGTGAGCCCGAGGATGGGGAGCCTCTGGGCTCCACCTGCTCTGGGACTGGCTTCGGTGCAaggggctggtgctggtgcCCCGGGTGCTGAGGGTGGTGGGACCAGCCTAGCTCATCCCAGCAATCTCCAGTGGGAAAGCCATCCAAGCTCCTTTTGGCTCTTCCCGCGGCCTTCTGGCATGGAATGAGCCTGAAAATGCAGAACCTTCCAGTCCCAATAGTGACTCCAGGGGGTGctatgtaaagaaaaagaaattaaatccatCCCCGGGGAGGGAGGAAGCTGTGGATGGAAACTTCACATCTCGCCTGGCTTCCGCTCCTGTCAGCTGGTGATGCCTTTGGCCAGGAGATGCCTGGTGCCCAAGGAGgcccctgcagggatggtgacgGGTCACACGAGCTGTGGGTGTCGTTTTCGGCGCCTCTGCCTTTGTGGCCACCTCTCCACTCCTTGCCAGGTGCCCACGCCTTGCTGTGCTGACTGTGCCCCCCGTGGGATCCTGCATCCCTCCTGCAGTCAACACCTGCCAGGTCTGCCCCAGCCACGCTTGCTCAAATGCAGACGTGCTTTGGAAAGCCTAAACAGCTGCACCTCTGTCTGGAGCTGTAATGACTGGTCTTTACAAAGGACTCTCTggaggcagtgccagcagccctCTCAGCTGGCTCGCCCTGAAAATGGCAGTGGCTCAGAGAAGAATCTGATTTTTCCCCTGCAGGGAGTGgaggaaaggtggaaaaacaggatcaGGTATGGGCCGacgaggaaaaaaaacccaaaaacatatCCACTTCCTCCCAACATCTGCAGAATTTGCCTTCCTTTTGGGGACAGGACATCAGAAAGGCTTCTATGGCCACTCCTGGTGCTGGCATCAAGTTTAAGGCCACGTTAGTGGGGAGCCCCCCGAGGTGAATCACTGCACAGCCTATTAAGGCACGagcaaacaggagaaaaaaaatcgggataaaaattaagaattctGGGGCAAGCTTATTCCACAGGTTTTaacagttattttattttcctccagcaAGCACCCACAGAAAAGCATGGGGCGAGGTGGGGATTACTGGAAAGCAACCAGAGGGTGAACGCTGCTTTcccaccagtgctgctgctaGGACAGGGCCTGTGTGACCACGATGAGAGTCCTGGGAGGGAGCATCCCCCACACACGGGCAGAGAGGGACCTGACAGCCCCCTGGCCCACGCTGCTTTCATCTCAGGGGCTTTCTCCTAAATTTCCTTGCACTTCAGCTTGCTGCCGTCTGGCCATGAGAGCACTGAGTCCCGGAGTGATCCTTGTCCTCGGGACAGGGCTCtccaaaggaaacaggaaagccTGGGCAGCCGAGGGTGCTGTGAAAgtgctggagagggaagggagctcCTGCCCAAACCCTCAAGGACAGCGTGGCAGTTTGGTGTATGGAGaaaccccaaagcaaacaaaccatgGTGTTCCATGGCTCCTTGAGCATGAGGTGTTTGTGTGACCTGGCCGTGGTGTTCCATGGCTCCTTGAGCATGAGGTGTTTGTGTGGCCTGACCATGGTGTTCCATGGCTCCTTGAGCATGAGGTGTTTGTGTGACCTGGCCGTGGTGTTCCATGGCTCCTTGAGCATGAGGTGCTTGTGTGGCCTGGCTGTGGTGTTCCATGGCTCCTTGAGCATGAGGTGCTTGTGTGGCCTGGCCGTGGCTTTCTGGGGCAGGAGCTTTGTGGGGATGGAGCTCTCTCCTGGCAGAGGATGGGAAAGGGCAGCCTGGCCACGTTACGGACAGCAACATCAGCAtttgtgtttgtgctgctttgcTGGGCTCAAAGGGCGGTTCTGTTCCCTTGAGAAGCCGTGCTGTTATCTCAGGGCCTCAACAACTCTCTGCAGCTGTGAGGTTGTCCCTGATGGGGGCTGAGGTTGGATTACAGAtccccagaggctgctgccagccagtGTCACCACAATGACCAGGCTGGCTTTactttcctccttcctgcagttgtggaggagcaggagggggagAATAAGCCCCTCCATTGAATCCTCTGTACTTCTCAGCTGATTATAAAGGTTTTTGGCATTCCTCCTGTCGAAGACTGGGTGGGATGTTACTTTCTGTGAGTGCAATCAGTGCTGTTGAGTTTAATTCAGAGAGAAACTTGGGCTTaggtttttctgctttgtcagTATCACAATGTAAAGTCTGCTAGtgaaaaaatcccacccaacCCCAAAGCCCCAAGCCACCCCTGTCCCTGGTTTGCTTTCCTCCCTTGTCACCAGGGGGCCAAGCAAGGTTCTGTGCTGAGCTCCCTCCCATTTTACTGAGCTACCTGATTATTTTACTGCTCCCATCACTAAACCCCTCCCTACCCTTCCTCTGGGGCTATTTTGCAAACTACCACAGGTCAGGGGTGGAAAGACCTCACTGGCTTCGAGGAGATGCCATTGTCCCTTGGGTGCTGTGCTGAgagtggcagagcagggaggtgtGGCTGTGGCattgctgctcccagcccgggACGTGGATCTTCTCACCCgtgtgtcccctcagtgtgtCTCAGCTCCTGCTTAGTGGGGGAGAACTTGTCCTGGCTCCAGCTGAGGTTGTCCT
This portion of the Hirundo rustica isolate bHirRus1 chromosome 8, bHirRus1.pri.v3, whole genome shotgun sequence genome encodes:
- the LOC120755766 gene encoding lysosomal acid lipase/cholesteryl ester hydrolase-like produces the protein MTGLFLTISCLMFIAARSEENPEVSMDVGEIIRYHGYPYEEHEVVTDDGYYLTLQRIPHGRDNLESFSISHKAGAQASNMFCPPPKAVVLLQHGLVLEGSSWVTNLPNASLGFILADAGYDVWIGNSRGNSWSRKHQEFEFYQQEYSAYSFHELAMYDLPATINYILQKTGQEQLYYVAYSQGTTTGFIAFSSIPELDRKIKMFFALAPVTVSSNMKSPLVRLLDLPEVLIKLILGHTVVFDKDEVLKQVISRMCTYPMLKMLCSLVFYLPGGFTNSLNVSRVDVYLARYPDSTSLKNMLHWRQLYQTGEFKYFDYGSDNMLHYNQTTPPFYELENMKTPLATWYGGKDWISAPEDVNITLPRISNVAYTKYIPEFVHFDFLWGKQVYEQVYKEMLDLMEKGT